The Humidesulfovibrio mexicanus DNA window AAAACAGCCACAGTCTCTTTGACAAACCTCGACATTCACGATATGTGCCGCGTTTCCCGCACCTATGAACTGGGTGGAGCGTTTTTTGTCACCCCGCTGGACGACCAGCGCGAGCTGGGACAGCGGTTGCTGGACCACTGGACCGAAGGCCCCGGCGGCCAGGCCAACCCGGACAGGGGACAAGCCCTGCGCCTGGGGCGCATGGCGGCCAGCCTGGACGAGGTTCTGGAGCGGGTCGCCGCGCGCACGGGCAGAACGCCCCGGCTTGTGGCCACCAGCGCCCGGGCGGGCTACCGGGTCCGGCGCGGCCGCAAGGAGCGCATGATCGCCTTCACGCCGCCGGGCGTGGTGCGCGGTTGGCTTGAGCGGGAACCCGTGGTCCTGGTGCTGGGCACCGGCCATGGACTTGCCCCGGAGGTGCTGGAGCGCTCCGACGCCGTGCTGACGCCGGTGCGGGGATTTTCACGGTACAACCACCTGCCGGTGCGGGCCGCCGCCGCCATATTGGCGGACAGGCTGCTCGGCGACGCGGGCTGAAACAACAGACAGTTTTTCCAGAAAAGGAGTCGACATATGGACATCATCAAGAAAATCGAACGCGAGCACATGCGCCTCGACATGCCCGACTTCCGCGCGGGCGACACCGTCAAGGTGCACACCCGCATCATCGAGGGCGACAAGGAGCGCATCCAGGTGTTCCAGGGCGTGGTGCTCCGCGTGAACCGCGGCACCACCGACGCCACCTTCACCGTGCGCAAGGTCTCCGACGGCGTGGGCGTGGAGCGCATCTTCCCCATGCACACCCCCTCCATCGACAAGGTGGAAGTGGTGGCCAACGGCAAGGTCCGCCGCGCGCGCATCTACTACCTGCGCAGCCTGGCCGGC harbors:
- the rplS gene encoding 50S ribosomal protein L19: MDIIKKIEREHMRLDMPDFRAGDTVKVHTRIIEGDKERIQVFQGVVLRVNRGTTDATFTVRKVSDGVGVERIFPMHTPSIDKVEVVANGKVRRARIYYLRSLAGKAARVKSRQAWD